A single window of Halotalea alkalilenta DNA harbors:
- a CDS encoding zinc ribbon domain-containing protein, which yields MPLYDYKCVDHGLFHALVPVSASGESHPCPGCGLVSPRVILVAPSVLAMAPEKRRAVARNERAAHEPRSGNQHSEREQGCCHHARHKPKVFYTARGEKLFPSARPWMISH from the coding sequence ATGCCGCTATATGACTACAAGTGCGTGGACCACGGCCTGTTCCACGCGCTGGTGCCGGTGAGCGCCTCGGGCGAGAGTCATCCCTGCCCCGGCTGTGGGCTGGTGTCGCCTCGAGTGATCCTGGTCGCCCCCAGCGTGCTGGCGATGGCGCCGGAAAAGCGCCGGGCAGTCGCGCGCAACGAGCGGGCCGCGCATGAGCCGCGCTCCGGCAACCAGCACTCGGAGCGGGAACAGGGGTGCTGTCACCACGCAAGGCACAAGCCCAAGGTGTTCTATACCGCGCGGGGCGAAAAGCTGTTTCCCTCCGCCCGACCTTGGATGATCAGTCACTGA
- a CDS encoding aminotransferase-like domain-containing protein: protein MNRYERLACELRSRIEEGYYQAGERLPSVRDLVEAHRVSISTVQHAYQLLESGGLIEARPRSGHFVRPRRERPPPPSIGRAMQRPVEVSQWDQVREGTCLLPNSKTFYLGRGMPDIDAPTLRPLLRALSRHARRQSLVTLNYDSLQGQRSLREQIARLALGAESHLHPDDLVITTGCHEAISIAMRAVGEPGAIIAVDSPSFYGSLQAIRSYGMKVMEIPTDPSRGISLDALELALEQWPIRAIQVTPSCNNPLGYGMPLEHRRALYALAQRFDVMIIEDDVYGDLEYAFPRQPTIKSLDTDGRVLLCGSFSKALAPGLRIGWIAPGRHFERAMHMKYVGTGSTATHAQLALADFIEEGHYDPHLRRMRAQYLRNRDAMLDAVAAHFPASTYATRPQGGFLLWLECAPELDSIALNQRLTEQKVRIAPGPMFSAVGKHRNCLRINYATFDPQVEAAVARVGAEVARMLEEAGQAPLAQLAEDAGAAEAAR, encoded by the coding sequence ATGAATCGCTACGAACGCCTTGCCTGTGAACTGCGCAGCCGTATCGAAGAAGGCTACTACCAGGCCGGGGAACGGCTGCCCTCGGTCCGCGACCTGGTAGAGGCCCACCGGGTCAGCATCTCCACCGTCCAGCACGCCTACCAGCTGCTCGAATCCGGCGGGCTGATCGAGGCACGGCCGCGCTCCGGGCACTTCGTTCGCCCGCGCCGCGAACGCCCACCGCCGCCTTCGATCGGCCGCGCGATGCAGCGCCCGGTCGAAGTCTCGCAGTGGGATCAGGTGCGCGAAGGCACCTGCCTGCTGCCCAACTCGAAGACCTTCTACCTCGGTCGAGGCATGCCCGACATCGACGCCCCGACCCTGCGCCCGCTGCTGAGGGCATTGAGCCGCCACGCCCGGCGCCAGAGCCTGGTCACGCTCAACTACGACTCCCTGCAGGGACAACGCTCGCTACGCGAGCAGATCGCACGGCTGGCGCTCGGCGCGGAGAGCCACCTGCACCCGGACGACCTGGTGATCACCACCGGCTGCCACGAAGCGATCTCGATCGCGATGCGCGCAGTAGGTGAACCCGGCGCGATCATCGCGGTCGACTCGCCGAGCTTCTATGGCTCGCTGCAGGCGATCCGCTCCTACGGCATGAAGGTAATGGAGATACCGACCGACCCTTCGCGCGGCATCAGCCTCGACGCCTTGGAACTGGCGCTCGAGCAGTGGCCGATCCGGGCGATACAGGTCACCCCGAGCTGCAACAACCCACTCGGCTACGGCATGCCGCTGGAGCATAGGCGCGCGCTGTACGCCCTCGCCCAGCGCTTCGATGTGATGATCATCGAGGACGACGTCTACGGTGATCTCGAATATGCCTTTCCTCGCCAGCCGACGATCAAGTCGCTGGATACCGATGGCCGGGTGCTGCTGTGCGGTTCGTTTTCCAAGGCCCTGGCGCCGGGCCTGCGGATCGGCTGGATCGCCCCCGGACGACACTTCGAACGCGCAATGCACATGAAGTACGTTGGCACCGGCTCGACCGCGACCCACGCCCAGCTAGCGCTGGCCGATTTCATCGAGGAAGGCCACTACGACCCTCATCTGCGGCGGATGCGCGCGCAGTACCTGCGCAACCGCGACGCGATGCTCGATGCGGTCGCTGCCCATTTCCCCGCCTCCACCTACGCCACCCGTCCGCAGGGGGGCTTTTTGCTCTGGCTCGAGTGCGCCCCCGAGCTCGACAGCATCGCGCTGAACCAGCGCCTCACCGAGCAGAAAGTGCGCATCGCGCCGGGCCCGATGTTCTCCGCGGTGGGCAAGCACCGCAACTGCCTCCGGATCAACTACGCCACCTTCGACCCCCAGGTGGAAGCAGCCGTCGCCCGGGTAGGCGCGGAGGTCGCGCGGATGCTCGAGGAGGCGGGCCAAGCCCCCTTGGCCCAGCTCGCCGAAGACGCAGGAGCCGCCGAAGCCGCACGATGA